One stretch of Mycolicibacterium fallax DNA includes these proteins:
- a CDS encoding ABC transporter substrate-binding protein, which produces MTAPTPTGPTRRGFLALAAAAGVTAVAAGCGSEQSGSEGADGGAVTVTHAFGETTVAAPPTRVVSAGFTEADDLLAVGIVPIATTDWWGEQPYGVWPWARSALGPAQPELLSLADGIQVERIAALRPDLIVAINAGVDAETYRRLSEIAPTIPQAGRAAFFEPWREQASTIGAVAFQGPRMTELIKTVDEGFSAAGTAHPSFTGTKALLLGGSTDWENSVRVSTEGWRTEFLTRLGFHIPKVDGTPAGDGRVLVPLDRIDGALDGADVLIWTTESDEERDRLLAVPQIAALAATKAGRNVFTDRELAGAIAYSSVLSLPVVADRLPPLLAAALG; this is translated from the coding sequence GTGACCGCGCCGACCCCCACCGGACCCACCCGCCGCGGCTTCCTGGCGCTGGCCGCCGCGGCCGGTGTCACCGCCGTCGCCGCCGGCTGCGGGTCCGAACAATCAGGCTCCGAGGGCGCCGACGGCGGCGCGGTCACCGTCACGCACGCGTTCGGCGAGACCACCGTCGCGGCCCCGCCGACCCGGGTGGTCAGCGCCGGGTTCACCGAGGCCGACGACCTGCTGGCGGTGGGCATCGTGCCGATCGCCACCACCGACTGGTGGGGCGAGCAGCCCTACGGGGTGTGGCCGTGGGCCCGCTCGGCGCTGGGCCCGGCCCAACCCGAGCTGCTCAGCCTCGCCGACGGCATCCAGGTCGAGCGGATCGCCGCGCTGCGGCCCGACCTGATCGTGGCGATCAACGCCGGCGTGGACGCCGAGACCTACCGGCGGCTCTCCGAGATCGCCCCGACCATCCCGCAGGCCGGCCGCGCCGCGTTCTTCGAGCCCTGGCGCGAGCAGGCCAGCACCATCGGCGCGGTCGCGTTCCAGGGCCCGCGGATGACCGAGCTGATCAAGACCGTCGATGAGGGCTTCAGCGCCGCCGGGACCGCGCACCCGTCGTTCACCGGCACCAAGGCGCTGCTGCTCGGCGGCAGCACCGACTGGGAGAACAGCGTCCGGGTCAGCACCGAGGGCTGGCGCACCGAGTTCCTCACCCGGCTGGGCTTTCACATTCCCAAGGTCGACGGCACCCCGGCCGGCGACGGCCGGGTGCTGGTGCCGCTGGACCGGATCGACGGGGCGCTCGACGGCGCCGATGTGCTGATCTGGACCACCGAGAGCGACGAGGAACGCGACCGGCTGCTGGCGGTGCCGCAGATCGCCGCGCTGGCCGCCACCAAGGCAGGCCGCAACGTCTTCACCGACCGGGAGCTGGCCGGGGCCATCGCGTACTCCTCGGTGCTGTCGTTGCCGGTGGTCGCCGACCGGCTGCCCCCACTGCTGGCCGCCGCGCTGGGATGA
- a CDS encoding tellurite resistance/C4-dicarboxylate transporter family protein, with amino-acid sequence MRDAVRTLHPGYFALVMATGIVSIGMRYQGAHALSVALLWIGVLSYAVLLVATVARVVAFRREFVADLTDPRRGFATFTFVAATDVLGTRLAVDRHYLYAGILLTVGWVAWLILGYVVPWTALFGRAVRPVLTAANGSWFTWVVASQSVAVLAAALQPEFGRRELAVLAVFSWSVGVFLYGAVGVLVALRLMLYPVKAEDLTPPYWVAMGATAITVVAGASIVEMADAPMVAATRGLIGGTSVLFWGFGTWLVIPLLATGVWRHVVHRIPLRYEPTLWSMVFPLGMYGVGSIFLGHADGLPIVAGVGAVEIWIALAVWALVFAAMLAQLTSGVRRRDG; translated from the coding sequence GTGCGGGACGCGGTGCGCACCCTGCACCCGGGCTACTTCGCGCTGGTCATGGCGACCGGCATCGTCTCGATCGGCATGCGGTACCAGGGGGCCCACGCGCTGTCGGTGGCGCTGCTGTGGATCGGGGTGCTCAGCTACGCCGTGCTGCTGGTCGCGACCGTCGCTCGCGTCGTCGCCTTCCGCCGGGAGTTCGTCGCCGACCTGACCGACCCGCGCCGCGGCTTCGCCACCTTCACCTTCGTCGCGGCCACCGATGTGCTGGGCACCCGGCTCGCGGTCGACCGGCACTACCTCTACGCCGGGATCCTGCTGACCGTCGGCTGGGTGGCCTGGCTGATCCTCGGCTACGTGGTGCCCTGGACGGCGCTGTTCGGCCGCGCGGTGCGGCCGGTGCTCACCGCCGCCAACGGCAGCTGGTTCACCTGGGTGGTCGCCAGTCAGTCGGTCGCGGTGCTGGCCGCCGCGCTGCAACCGGAGTTCGGTCGTCGCGAGCTCGCCGTGCTGGCGGTGTTCTCCTGGTCGGTCGGGGTGTTCCTGTACGGCGCGGTCGGGGTGCTCGTCGCGCTGCGGCTGATGTTGTACCCGGTCAAAGCCGAGGACCTCACCCCGCCCTACTGGGTGGCGATGGGCGCCACCGCGATCACCGTGGTGGCCGGCGCGAGCATCGTGGAGATGGCCGATGCGCCGATGGTCGCCGCCACCCGCGGTCTGATCGGCGGGACCTCGGTGCTGTTCTGGGGGTTCGGGACCTGGTTGGTCATCCCGCTGCTGGCCACCGGGGTGTGGCGGCACGTCGTGCACCGCATCCCGCTGCGCTACGAGCCCACGCTGTGGAGCATGGTGTTCCCGCTGGGCATGTACGGGGTCGGGTCGATCTTCCTTGGCCACGCCGACGGCCTGCCGATCGTCGCCGGGGTCGGCGCCGTAGAAATCTGGATCGCGCTGGCGGTGTGGGCGCTGGTCTTCGCCGCCATGCTCGCGCAGCTGACGAGCGGGGTTCGCCGCCGGGACGGCTAG
- a CDS encoding flavin reductase family protein, with the protein MSAVELNPTSLREAFGHFPSGVIAIAAEIDGERVGLAASTFVPVSLDPPLVSFCVQNSSSTWPRLQGRPALGISVLGEAHDAAARTLAAKTGDRFAGLETVSNNGAVFIHGTSVWLETEIEQLVTAGDHTIVLLRVNALTVHDEVAPIVFHRSTFRRLGG; encoded by the coding sequence ATGAGCGCAGTGGAACTGAATCCCACCTCGTTGCGGGAGGCGTTCGGCCACTTTCCGTCCGGCGTGATCGCCATTGCGGCCGAGATCGACGGGGAACGGGTGGGCCTGGCGGCCAGCACGTTCGTCCCGGTCTCGCTGGACCCGCCGCTGGTGTCGTTCTGTGTGCAGAACTCGTCGTCGACCTGGCCCCGGCTCCAGGGCCGCCCGGCGCTGGGGATCAGTGTGCTCGGCGAGGCGCACGACGCGGCCGCCCGCACCCTGGCCGCCAAGACCGGGGACCGGTTTGCCGGCCTGGAGACGGTGTCCAACAACGGTGCGGTTTTCATCCACGGCACCAGCGTCTGGCTGGAGACCGAGATCGAGCAGCTGGTCACCGCCGGCGATCACACCATCGTCTTGCTGCGGGTCAACGCCCTGACCGTGCACGACGAGGTCGCGCCGATCGTTTTCCACCGCAGCACCTTCCGCCGGCTCGGAGGGTAA
- a CDS encoding 5-oxoprolinase subunit B family protein, whose amino-acid sequence MKIRDYGDTALLLEFSGTAEVLAAADAVRAAALPGVLDIVPAARTVLLTLSGATVRDRVRDRLSGLPFGAAGDALRPPPGRPDVVVDVVYDGPDLDEVAEHTGLTRQDVVAAHTGRPWRVAFAGFAPGFGYLIGGDPRLAVPRRAEPRTRVPAGAVALAGEFSGVYPRDSPGGWQLIGRTDAVLWDIDRDPPALLTPGRWVGFRAVPGR is encoded by the coding sequence GTGAAGATCCGCGACTACGGCGACACCGCGCTGCTGCTGGAATTCAGCGGCACCGCCGAGGTGCTCGCGGCCGCCGACGCGGTGCGCGCGGCCGCGCTGCCCGGCGTCCTCGACATCGTCCCGGCCGCCCGCACGGTGCTGCTGACACTGTCCGGCGCCACCGTCCGCGATCGGGTGCGGGATCGGTTGTCCGGACTGCCTTTCGGCGCCGCCGGCGATGCGCTGCGCCCGCCGCCGGGCCGGCCCGACGTCGTCGTCGACGTGGTGTACGACGGCCCCGACCTCGACGAGGTGGCCGAGCACACCGGCCTGACCCGCCAGGACGTCGTCGCGGCGCACACCGGCCGGCCGTGGCGGGTCGCGTTCGCCGGCTTCGCGCCCGGCTTCGGCTACCTGATCGGCGGCGACCCGCGGCTGGCGGTGCCCCGCCGCGCCGAACCCCGCACCCGGGTGCCGGCCGGGGCGGTGGCGCTCGCCGGGGAGTTCAGCGGCGTGTACCCGCGGGACTCCCCGGGCGGCTGGCAGCTGATCGGACGCACCGACGCGGTGCTGTGGGACATCGACCGCGACCCGCCGGCCCTGCTGACCCCCGGCCGGTGGGTCGGGTTCCGGGCGGTGCCGGGCCGATGA
- a CDS encoding SDR family oxidoreductase, with amino-acid sequence MGKSVFITGAAAGIGRATARRFAELGYTVGGYDLDEAGLATLATEITALGGTPVTGHLDVTDYAELSQRITEFTAATGGRLDLLINNAGILRSGRFPDIDITAQQRMIDINCKGVTNGCHAAYPALRDTPGATVINLCSASAIYGQPELAVYSASKFFVRGLTEALDLEWGADDIRVIAMWPLYVQTAMTDGVHTGTTASLGVNLTAEDVVAAIVAAAEPGPLQRLLHVVHFPVGRQTALMAGAVRFSPAWLTRLVNKRLARL; translated from the coding sequence ATGGGCAAGAGCGTTTTCATCACCGGGGCGGCCGCCGGCATCGGCCGGGCCACCGCCCGCCGGTTCGCCGAACTCGGCTACACCGTCGGCGGCTACGACCTCGACGAGGCCGGCCTGGCGACCCTGGCCACCGAGATCACCGCGCTCGGCGGCACCCCGGTCACCGGCCACCTCGACGTCACCGACTACGCCGAGCTGAGCCAGCGGATCACCGAGTTCACCGCGGCGACCGGCGGCCGGCTGGATCTGCTGATCAACAATGCCGGGATCCTGCGCAGCGGGCGCTTCCCGGACATCGACATCACCGCCCAGCAGCGAATGATCGACATCAACTGCAAGGGCGTGACCAACGGCTGCCACGCGGCGTACCCGGCACTGCGCGACACCCCCGGCGCGACGGTGATCAACCTGTGCTCGGCATCGGCGATCTACGGCCAGCCCGAGCTCGCGGTCTACAGCGCCAGCAAGTTCTTCGTCCGCGGCCTGACCGAGGCGCTGGACCTGGAGTGGGGCGCCGACGACATCCGGGTGATCGCGATGTGGCCGCTGTACGTGCAGACCGCGATGACCGACGGCGTGCACACCGGCACCACCGCCTCGCTGGGGGTGAACCTGACCGCCGAGGACGTGGTCGCCGCGATCGTCGCGGCGGCCGAGCCCGGGCCGCTGCAGCGGTTGCTGCACGTGGTGCACTTCCCGGTCGGCCGGCAGACCGCGCTGATGGCCGGCGCGGTGCGGTTCTCCCCGGCCTGGCTGACCCGGCTGGTCAACAAGCGGCTGGCCCGGCTGTGA
- a CDS encoding TetR/AcrR family transcriptional regulator, translating into MPDSEPGPGLRERKKIRTRETLRREALRLIAEQGFAATTIEQIAAASEVSPSTFFRYFPNKSALLVPDQLMDPIIDVFLQAPAELSPIAAYRYAVEQVFGQFSDPEWAEEAGRQALMYTLPEAAGPLYRQYIFTIGRITEALAVRLSRPADDPELRIAAGAMTGVMMQALHGTPMQPEMIYRALDFLDAGLPLI; encoded by the coding sequence ATGCCCGACAGCGAGCCCGGTCCCGGTCTGCGCGAGCGGAAGAAGATCCGCACCCGGGAAACCCTCCGGCGCGAGGCCCTGCGCCTGATCGCCGAGCAGGGCTTTGCCGCCACCACCATCGAGCAGATCGCGGCGGCCTCGGAGGTGTCCCCCAGCACGTTCTTCCGCTACTTCCCCAACAAGTCCGCGCTGCTGGTGCCCGACCAGCTGATGGACCCCATCATCGACGTTTTTCTGCAGGCGCCGGCCGAGCTGTCCCCGATCGCGGCCTACCGCTACGCCGTCGAACAGGTCTTCGGCCAGTTCAGCGACCCGGAGTGGGCCGAAGAAGCCGGCCGCCAGGCGTTGATGTACACCCTCCCGGAGGCCGCAGGCCCGCTCTACCGGCAGTACATCTTCACCATCGGGCGGATCACCGAGGCACTCGCGGTGCGGCTGAGCCGCCCCGCCGACGATCCCGAGCTGCGGATCGCCGCCGGCGCCATGACCGGGGTGATGATGCAGGCGCTGCACGGCACCCCGATGCAGCCCGAGATGATCTACCGGGCGCTAGATTTCCTCGATGCGGGGCTTCCGCTGATCTGA
- a CDS encoding succinate dehydrogenase/fumarate reductase iron-sulfur subunit, with translation MAQSIGTYDARLRVWRGDDDGGELHDYTVAVNDGEVVLDIIHRLQATQAPDLAVRWNCKAGKCGSCSAEINGMPKLLCMTRMSTFSPDETVTITPMRTFPIKRDLVTDVSFNYQKARQIPSFTPPPDLKPGEYRMQQEDVNRSQEFRKCIECFLCQDVCHVLRDHEDNKEAFAGPRFHIRIAELDMHPLDTVDRKKMAQDEFGLGYCNITKCCTEVCPEHIKITDNALIPMKERVVDRKYDPIVWLGNKLFRRG, from the coding sequence ATGGCCCAGTCCATTGGCACCTACGACGCCCGGTTGCGGGTCTGGCGCGGCGACGACGACGGCGGCGAGCTGCACGACTACACCGTGGCCGTCAACGACGGCGAGGTGGTGCTCGACATCATCCACCGATTGCAGGCCACCCAGGCCCCGGACCTGGCGGTGCGGTGGAACTGCAAGGCCGGCAAGTGCGGATCGTGTTCGGCGGAGATCAACGGCATGCCCAAGCTGCTGTGCATGACCCGGATGTCGACCTTCTCCCCCGACGAGACGGTCACCATCACCCCGATGCGCACCTTCCCGATCAAGCGGGATCTGGTCACCGACGTGTCCTTCAACTACCAGAAGGCGCGCCAGATCCCGTCGTTCACCCCGCCGCCGGACCTGAAGCCCGGCGAATACCGGATGCAGCAGGAGGACGTCAACCGCAGCCAGGAGTTCCGCAAGTGCATTGAGTGCTTCCTGTGCCAGGACGTCTGCCACGTGCTGCGCGACCACGAGGACAACAAGGAGGCGTTCGCCGGCCCGCGCTTCCACATCCGCATCGCCGAACTGGACATGCATCCGCTGGACACCGTGGATCGCAAGAAGATGGCCCAGGACGAGTTCGGTCTGGGCTACTGCAACATCACCAAGTGCTGCACCGAGGTCTGCCCGGAACACATCAAGATCACCGACAATGCGCTGATACCGATGAAGGAACGGGTGGTCGACCGCAAATACGACCCGATCGTCTGGCTGGGCAACAAGCTGTTCCGCCGGGGCTAG
- a CDS encoding queuosine precursor transporter, translating into MTGPDRFRPGPGSTPGFAAVGSRYYPGLVAAFTALVIISNVTATKGVAFGPIITDGGFIVFPLTYVIGDVLSEVYGFKAASRAILLGFAMNILAALAFWATVYLPAADFYQNQQHLENVVQAYTQLIAAGLAGFLVGQTLNAWSLVAIKARTREKHLWARLVGSTVVGQLGDTVVFCTIAAGAIGIRTVRDFLVYTALGLVYKTTVEVLLLPVTYRVIAFLKRREPSYQYLP; encoded by the coding sequence GTGACCGGCCCCGACCGCTTCCGCCCCGGCCCCGGGTCGACGCCGGGGTTCGCCGCGGTCGGGTCCCGCTACTACCCGGGCCTGGTCGCGGCCTTCACCGCGCTGGTGATCATCTCCAACGTCACCGCCACCAAGGGGGTGGCGTTCGGCCCGATCATCACCGACGGCGGCTTCATCGTGTTCCCGCTGACCTACGTGATCGGCGACGTGCTCTCCGAGGTCTACGGCTTCAAGGCCGCCAGTCGGGCGATCCTGCTCGGCTTTGCGATGAACATCCTTGCCGCGCTGGCCTTCTGGGCGACGGTCTACCTGCCCGCCGCCGACTTCTACCAGAATCAGCAGCATCTGGAGAACGTCGTGCAGGCCTACACCCAGCTGATCGCCGCGGGGCTGGCGGGCTTCCTAGTCGGCCAGACCCTCAACGCCTGGAGCCTGGTCGCGATCAAGGCCCGGACCCGGGAGAAGCATCTGTGGGCCCGGCTGGTCGGCTCCACCGTCGTCGGCCAACTCGGCGACACCGTGGTGTTCTGCACCATCGCCGCCGGCGCCATCGGCATCCGCACGGTGCGCGACTTCCTGGTGTACACCGCGCTGGGCCTGGTCTACAAGACCACCGTCGAGGTGCTGTTGCTGCCGGTCACCTATCGGGTGATCGCGTTCCTCAAGCGCCGGGAACCGAGCTACCAGTACCTGCCGTGA
- a CDS encoding fumarate reductase/succinate dehydrogenase flavoprotein subunit produces MAELERHQYDVVVIGAGGAGLRAVIAAREAGLRVAVVCKSLFGKAHTVMAEGGCAAAMRNVNTKDSWQVHFGDTMRGGKFLNNWRMAELHAREAPDRVWELESYGALFDRTADGRINQRNFGGHTYPRLAHVGDRTGLEIIRTLQQKIVSLQQDDLRDLGDYEARIKIFHECTITDLPMDNGRIAGAFGYYRDSGDFVLFEAPAVVLATGGIGKSFKVSSNSWEYTGDGLALALRAGSSLINMEFIQFHPTGMVWPLSVKGILVTEGVRGDGGVLKNSDGKRFMFDYIPAVFAGQYAETEEEADQWLRDNDSARRTPDLLPRDEVARAINSEVKAGRGSPHGGVYLDIASRMTPEEIKRRLPSMYHQFLELAEVDITRHEMEVGPTCHYVMGGIEVDPDTGAAATPGLFAAGECSGGMHGSNRLGGNSLSDLLVFGRRAGLGAAEYVQSLPARPAVSESALAAAEATALSPFEPHADPENPYDLHHELQESMNDLVGIIRRHDEIEAALAKLNELRARVHRVTVQGGRVFNPGWHLAVDLRNMLLVSECVARAALARQESRGGHTRDDFPEMDADWRNTLLVCRTDGGDPLVPDVAVTSEAQLPMRPDLLATFELSELKKYYTAAELAEHPEQRG; encoded by the coding sequence ATGGCTGAGCTGGAACGGCATCAGTACGACGTCGTCGTGATCGGTGCCGGCGGCGCCGGACTGCGCGCGGTGATCGCGGCGCGCGAGGCCGGCCTGCGGGTCGCGGTGGTGTGCAAGTCACTGTTCGGCAAGGCCCACACCGTGATGGCCGAGGGCGGCTGCGCCGCGGCCATGCGCAACGTGAACACCAAGGACTCCTGGCAGGTGCACTTCGGCGACACCATGCGCGGGGGCAAGTTCCTGAACAACTGGCGGATGGCCGAGCTGCACGCCAGGGAGGCCCCCGACCGGGTCTGGGAGCTGGAGAGCTACGGCGCGCTGTTCGACCGCACCGCCGACGGCCGGATCAACCAGCGCAACTTCGGCGGCCACACCTACCCGCGGCTGGCACACGTCGGCGACCGCACCGGCCTGGAGATCATCCGCACCCTGCAACAGAAGATCGTCTCGCTGCAGCAGGACGACCTGCGCGACCTCGGCGACTACGAGGCGCGGATCAAGATCTTCCACGAGTGCACCATCACCGACCTGCCGATGGACAACGGCCGGATCGCCGGTGCGTTCGGCTACTACCGGGACTCCGGCGATTTCGTGCTGTTCGAGGCACCGGCGGTGGTGCTGGCCACCGGCGGCATCGGCAAGTCGTTCAAGGTGTCGTCGAACTCCTGGGAATACACCGGCGACGGCCTGGCGCTGGCGCTGCGGGCCGGCTCGTCGCTGATCAACATGGAGTTCATCCAGTTCCACCCGACCGGGATGGTGTGGCCGCTGTCGGTCAAGGGCATCCTGGTCACCGAGGGGGTGCGCGGCGACGGCGGCGTGCTGAAGAACTCCGACGGCAAGCGCTTCATGTTCGACTACATTCCCGCGGTGTTCGCCGGGCAGTACGCCGAGACCGAGGAAGAGGCCGATCAGTGGTTGCGGGACAACGACTCCGCGCGCCGCACCCCCGATCTGCTGCCCCGCGACGAGGTCGCCCGGGCGATCAACTCCGAGGTGAAGGCCGGCCGCGGCTCGCCGCACGGCGGGGTGTACCTGGACATCGCCTCGCGCATGACGCCCGAGGAGATCAAGCGCCGGCTGCCGTCGATGTACCACCAGTTCCTTGAGCTGGCCGAGGTGGACATCACCCGCCACGAGATGGAGGTCGGCCCGACCTGCCACTACGTGATGGGCGGCATCGAGGTCGATCCGGACACCGGCGCCGCCGCCACCCCGGGGCTGTTCGCCGCCGGGGAGTGCTCCGGCGGGATGCACGGCTCCAACCGGCTGGGCGGCAACTCGCTGAGCGACCTGCTGGTGTTCGGCCGCCGGGCCGGGCTCGGCGCGGCGGAGTACGTGCAGTCGCTGCCGGCGCGGCCGGCGGTCAGCGAGAGCGCGCTGGCCGCCGCGGAGGCCACCGCACTCTCCCCGTTCGAGCCGCACGCTGACCCGGAGAACCCCTACGACCTGCACCACGAGCTGCAGGAGTCGATGAACGACCTGGTCGGCATCATCCGCAGGCACGACGAGATCGAGGCCGCGCTGGCCAAGCTCAACGAGCTGCGGGCCCGGGTGCACCGGGTCACCGTCCAGGGCGGGCGGGTGTTCAACCCGGGCTGGCACCTGGCCGTCGACCTGCGCAACATGCTGCTGGTCAGCGAGTGCGTGGCCCGCGCGGCGCTGGCCCGCCAGGAGAGCCGCGGCGGGCACACCCGCGACGACTTCCCGGAGATGGACGCCGACTGGCGCAACACCCTGCTGGTTTGCCGGACCGACGGCGGGGACCCACTGGTGCCCGACGTCGCGGTCACCTCGGAGGCGCAGCTGCCGATGCGCCCCGACCTGCTGGCCACCTTCGAACTGTCCGAGCTGAAGAAGTACTACACCGCCGCCGAACTTGCCGAGCACCCGGAACAGAGAGGCTGA
- a CDS encoding 5-oxoprolinase subunit C family protein, which produces MRRLQIVRTGALALIEDLGRPGLAALGVGAGGAADRGAHALANRLLANPAGAATVEVTLGGFAARVLGGDVEIAVTGADAGATVDGTGFAVNTVQPVRAGQLLELSAPSAGVRSYLAVRGGIAVAPVLGSRSRDLLSGIGPAPLRAGDLLPIGAPGAQHPPVRLAPVPAVGAGPVELRVLPGPRRDWFTDPDALLRTAWTVGERADRVGIRLVGAPLRLREPGRQLPPEGLIRGAIQVPPNGLPVILGADHPVTGGYPVIGVIADADTDRLAQLRPGQPLRLCPAAGLRYSR; this is translated from the coding sequence ATGAGGCGACTGCAGATCGTGCGCACCGGAGCACTGGCGCTGATCGAGGACCTCGGCCGGCCCGGGCTGGCCGCCCTCGGGGTGGGCGCGGGCGGGGCCGCCGACCGCGGCGCGCACGCGCTGGCCAACCGGCTGCTGGCCAACCCCGCCGGGGCGGCCACCGTCGAAGTCACCCTCGGCGGGTTCGCCGCCCGGGTGCTCGGCGGCGACGTCGAGATCGCGGTGACCGGCGCCGACGCCGGCGCGACCGTCGACGGCACCGGCTTCGCCGTCAACACCGTGCAGCCGGTGCGCGCCGGTCAGTTGCTGGAACTGTCCGCCCCGAGCGCCGGGGTGCGCAGCTACCTGGCGGTGCGCGGAGGCATCGCGGTGGCACCGGTGCTCGGCTCGCGCAGCCGCGATCTGCTGTCCGGGATCGGCCCGGCGCCACTGCGGGCCGGGGACCTGCTGCCGATCGGGGCGCCCGGAGCCCAGCATCCGCCGGTGCGGCTGGCACCGGTCCCGGCGGTCGGGGCGGGCCCGGTCGAACTTCGGGTGCTGCCCGGCCCGCGGCGCGACTGGTTCACCGATCCCGACGCTTTGCTGCGCACCGCCTGGACGGTCGGCGAGCGCGCCGACCGGGTCGGGATCCGGTTGGTCGGGGCACCGCTGCGGCTTCGCGAGCCGGGCCGTCAGCTGCCGCCGGAGGGCCTGATTCGGGGCGCGATCCAGGTGCCGCCGAACGGGCTGCCGGTGATCCTCGGCGCCGACCACCCGGTGACCGGGGGTTATCCGGTGATCGGGGTGATTGCCGACGCCGACACCGATCGGCTCGCCCAGCTGCGGCCGGGTCAGCCGCTGCGGCTGTGCCCAGCCGCCGGGCTCAGATACAGCCGCTGA